A window of the Tenebrio molitor chromosome 1, icTenMoli1.1, whole genome shotgun sequence genome harbors these coding sequences:
- the LOC138122629 gene encoding kinesin-related protein 4-like: MISLGEIAFIRDNIKNAPVKSIKALHMFIFESEGDRKNRSRLRGFKGFDFDEDSKEFETKLEYVVDTLQVRELISITNLLCLDNDGDEDELSRKICCHLMNLSMLEKNEVNEDDEDDKDDEDDKDDEDDKDDDEDDKDDAEQYDVVTASKKKNSNKERRVTTSKKKENNTKDDQDEEGNQRRLRRVNNLESSRHNDDEDDDYAKCNSCFPLSFRDVEDSIRPFSGNDEYPVEKWIQDFEDTSVLLRWSRLQKFIFAKKSLKGLAKLYIQSECGISTWSQLREALLSEFSTQLNSAHLHQMLSSRKIQKKETVQEYFLIMKELASRGNVEDNALIQYTIDGITDDTSNKIILYGANNLKEFKRKLQIFESLRENSMKMFKTKKEPEITEEVMKKQDMKYKKEEGKQIRCFNCGLKGHRSIDCRFKEKGTKCFKCNNYGHRAKECNEDNKQKKQSEIEKKSSPTVYLSNSLQDEEPPENHEICHREVTDRVNSRNFKNLKLYGTDFEALIDTGSDVNLIKASTFLKIGAPRFEETPLTLTGLGNGKVKTLGKFSTKINIDNYELVTEIHIVSDEAISINDINLIIGRPILNQVTLIMNSEGVMVTENVTEMKETNLLNDEKKVQKRIAAEDENTTEENDALPEGEENLNDALKITSSEDDVGVESEENQNLDETFGSGEEKRNTNEDIESLGRKLEAAVDKIAKEINSNIPKNEDDVSQVNLEDKEVEEACEEGSTEKVEENFDNLGRRLVEAVDKMANELNCKNEENDVCSVHVSEDKIENSEREVVTVIEERYELHKEAKQQIKKIHEENIKNYNRKRKMAREYKSRDQVAIKRTQFKTTAKILPKYLGPYEVIKKIGNDRYDVKKIGTHDGPRTTKSCAEMMKPWCQEDLDSFEANEFQDGRVVGNG, encoded by the coding sequence atgatatcATTGGGTGAAATTGCTTTTATCAGAGACAATATTAAAAATGCTCCTGTGAAGTCGATTAAAGCCCTTCAtatgtttattttcgaatCGGAAGGTGATCGAAAAAACAGATCAAGGCTGCGCGGATTCAAAGGATTCGATTTCGACGAAGATTCTAAGGAATTTGAGACTAAACTTGAATACGTGGTTGACACTTTGCAAGTAAGAGAGTTGATTTCTATTACTAATCTTCTCTGTCTCGACAATGATGGTGACGAAGACGAACTATCAAGAAAAATTTGCTGCCACTTAATGAACCTTAGCATGTTGGagaaaaatgaagtaaatgaaGACGACGAAGATGATAAAGATGACGAAGATGATAAAGACGATGAAGATGATAAAGACGATGATGAAGACGATAAAGACGATGCAGAGCAATATGACGTGGTAACAGcttcaaagaagaaaaatagtAACAAAGAAAGAAGAGTCACAACCtctaagaaaaaagaaaataataccAAAGATGACCAAGATGAAGAGGGAAATCAAAGAAGATTAAGAAGGGTAAATAACCTCGAAAGCAGCAGACACAACGATGATGAAGATGACGATTATGCAAAATGCAATTCATGTTTTCCGTTAAGTTTTAGAGATGTGGAAGATTCAATTCGTCCTTTTAGTGGTAATGACGAGTATCCTGTCGAAAAATGGATTCAAGACTTTGAAGATACTTCCGTTTTGTTAAGATGGAGTCGATTACAGAAATTCATTTTCGCCAAGAAATCTTTGAAAGGTCTTGCTAAACtttatatacagagtgaatGTGGTATCTCTACTTGGAGTCAACTGCGAGAAGCTTTGTTGTCTGAATTCTCAACTCAACTCAATAGCGCACATTTACATCAGATGTTATCGTCAAGAAAAATTCAGAAGAAAGAAACTGTTcaggaatattttttgattatgAAAGAACTGGCCTCAAGAGGTAATGTAGAAGATAATGCACTTATCCAATATACTATTGATGGCATCACCGACGACACgagtaacaaaattattctcTACGGAGCTAATAACTTAAAAGAGtttaaaagaaaacttcaaattTTCGAATCGTTGAGAGAAAATTCAATGAAGATGTTTAAAACTAAGAAAGAACCGGAGATTACAGAAGAAGTAATGAAGAAGCAAGatatgaaatataaaaaagaagaagGCAAGCAAATTCGTTGTTTCAATTGTGGTTTAAAAGGCCATAGATCAATAGATTGCAGGTTCAAAGAGAAGGGAACAAAGTGCtttaaatgtaataattatGGACATCGTGCAAAAGAATGCAACGAAGATAATAAACAGAAGAAACAAAGCGAAATTGAAAAGAAATCATCCCCAACAGTGTATTTGTCAAATTCATTGCAAGACGAAGAACCACCTGAAAATCATGAAATCTGCCATAGAGAAGTAACGGATCGAGTAAATtcaagaaatttcaaaaatttaaaactttatgGTACAGATTTTGAAGCTCTAATCGATACTGGAAGTGacgttaatttaattaaggcaagtacttttttgaaaataggtGCACCACGCTTTGAAGAAACTCCACTTACACTCACTGGTTTAGGAAATGGAAAGGTAAAGACACTTGGAAAGTTTtcgacaaaaataaacattgatAATTACGAACTTGTGACCGAAATTCACATTGTATCAGATGAAGCAATCTCCATAAATGACATAAATCTCATAATTGGAAGACCAATCTTGAATCAAGTAACGTTAATCATGAATTCCGAAGGAGTGATggtaactgaaaatgtaaccgaaatgaaagaaacaaaCTTACTGAATGATGAAAAGAAAGTACAAAAGAGAATCGCAGCAGAAGATGAGAATACAACAGAGGAAAATGATGCATTACCAGAAGGTGAAGAGAATCTAAATGATGCACTGAAAATTACAAGCTCTGAAGATGACGTTGGTGTGGAGAGcgaagaaaatcaaaatttggaCGAAACATTTGGGTCCGgtgaagaaaaaagaaacacGAATGAAGATATAGAAAGTTTAGGAAGAAAACTAGAAGCAGCTGTGGATAAAATagcaaaagaaattaattccaatATACCTAAAAATGAAGATGATGTTAGTCAGGTCAACCTTGAAGATAAGGAAGTGGAGGAGGCTTGCGAAGAAGGAAGCACCGAAAAagttgaagaaaattttgacaacttggGAAGAAGACTGGTTGAAGCTGTTGACAAAATGGCAAACGAGTtgaattgcaaaaatgaagaaaacgaTGTTTGTTCTGTTCATGTTTCTGAAGATAAGATTGAAAATTCTGAAAGAGAAGTTGTTACTGTCATTGAAGAAAGATATGAACTGCACAAAGAAGCGAAACAACAGATTAAGAAGATCCACGAGGAAAACATCAAGAATTACAACAGGAAACGTAAAATGGCAAGAGAATATAAATCTAGAGACCAAGTTGCCATCAAAAGAACCCAATTTAAGACTACTGCCAAAATACTGCCCAAATATTTAGGTCCGTATGAAGTAATCAAGAAAATTGGAAATGACCGCTATGATGTTAAGAAGATCGGTACACATGACGGTCCGAGAACAACCAAATCGTGCGCTGAGATGATGAAGCCCTGGTGTCAAGAAGATCTCGACTCGTTCGAGGCGAACGAATTTCAGGATGGCCGAGTTGTAGGAAATGGATAG